The Macaca thibetana thibetana isolate TM-01 chromosome 9, ASM2454274v1, whole genome shotgun sequence region AGGCCTTTCACGAGGAGGGGCACACGGGGCCCCGGTGCCCCTACGTGACCCAGAAGGTGCCCCGCTCCTCCAGCAGGCTGACTGAGCGGTTGGTGAGGGCGGCGGCGTCCCGCGCCAGTTTGTAGCCGAAGAGACGCATGGCAGGGCCGCAGGCGGCCTGCACCACCTGGGCCAGCTTGAAGGGCATGCTGAAGCGCCACTTTTCGAACTGCTCCGAGGAGTTCTTCTGCGTGGAGTAGATGCCGCTGCCGTCGTGGGCCGCCTGCGTGTTCTTCTGGATCCAGTCCTCCACCTGCGGAGTCAGGGGGATGCCGGCAAAGCGGTACATTTCGCGCGCCTTCTGCAGCGGCCCGCGCGCCACGTCCTCATAGCGCACCAGCATGTAGCGGCCCCGCAGCCAGGCGGGCTGCCGCAGCCCCAGCTCTGCGGACAGACGGATGCTCTCGCAGTTGCCCCGCAGCCGCTGCACCTCCTCTTCCCTCAGGCCGTCCTGGCCCTCGTCGTCCAGCCACTTCTTCCAGGTCTTATACTTGCCGGCGAAGGCCACCATGCGCGAGGCCAGCACGGCCCGGGGGTCGCGCACCAGCTGGATGACGCGCAGGTCCAGGCGGGGGTCCTCGGCCAGCGGCTGCAGGAACTCCAGCTGCCGGATGCGCACGGCCTTGAGGGCCATGTGCTCCTTGCGGCGGCAGGCCTCGGCAGCCAGCGTCACGTTGAGGGGGCCGCAGCGGCGGTTCTTGCAGTGGTACTTCTCGAAGACCTTCTTGACGAAGGGCGTGCAGACGGGGTCCTCGCACAGGGAGCGGCTAGAGCCCCGGCGGAACATGAACTCGGTCAGGTGGTCCTCGGGCAGTGGCGTGATGAAGTGCTCCAGCACGTACAGGTCGCACAGGAAGAGCTGCTTGAGCACGTCGCGGTACACCAGGGCCGAGCCCGCGGCGTTGGCGCCCCCCGGCTCGAAGGACACTGTGCGCTCGATGTGCCACAGCGGCTCGAAGAGGTAGAAGATGTTGCCCTGCTGGTTGAAGAATTCGCCCACGAACGAGGAGCCGGTGCGCGTGGTGGCCATGAGCAGCACGTGGCGCCGGGGCCCAGCCACGGCCGGTCTGGGTggctcctcctttccctcctcctcctcttcctcccctgcgGCCTCCACGGCTGGCTCCACACCCAGCTGCAAGCTGAGGTTGCGGAGACGGCTCTGCAGCTGGGAGAAGGCTGAATCAAGCTCGCTCAGGGACAAGAGAGATGCGTTCTCAGCTAAGACCAGGGCGGGGTCGGTGCTGTTGGCATCTGCCAGAGCTTGGGGGATCTGCTTCAGCTTGTCTGAGACCCTGTGAGGACAAAGAAGATCAGGGTCAGTGGCTGACTGGGGACCCCGCCTCCTGGGCAACCCGAAGCACTCTCCCAAGCAGATGAACAAGATCTGTCTCAGTTGGGTTTCCCCAAAAGCAGACTTTCAGGCAAGGATTTGTGCTTCGTTTATTTGGGACATGATCACAGGAAGAACTGGATAGGGAAGTGAGGCAGGGGAGGAAAGAGGTCCATGACAGATATGCTGCTAGAAGCAGGTGTGGGCATCAGAGGCTCAGTCTGATGGGGATCTGGGGGGGACATTTACTCCCTAGTACTTCCGGCTTGCCAGTGTGCTGGTGGAGAGAAAGCTCTCAGGTGCAGAGCTGTAGGGGCTTGCAGTAGAACCCAATAGGCACAAGTTAGAATGGTCCTTGCTCAGTGACCCAAGTGGGGCATTGACAGTGTCCACTGTATTGCCCAATCCCTGACCCACCCATCTTAGCTAATGCTTTCTTGCAGGGCTTGTGCCTGGGAGGAGAACAGGCTAAGAAATCTTTCTACATCTAACAGGCCCACTGCACATAGCTGTATGCTGCCAATTCAAAGAGGTAAAGGGGCGTTCCCAGGGTAGCCTATTTGAGGGACATGCTCCTGGAGTTGAGCAGTACACGGCCTGGCAGCTGCACATGGCAGCCCTGCCCATCAGAGTATCCATACTAGGACCTTGCCTTTCCACGGGTTCAATGATCAAGACTTCTATAGGGGATGTGCTGCTAATGCAAGGCCAGGAAGTAAATTAATAGTAATAGTCGCAGCCAGCAAATACTGGAcaccaactatgtgccaggcactgggctaaatgcttttacattttctCATTCACTCTTTACAACAATGCTGGTCCCATCATTAGCCacattttaaagaagaggaaCTGAAGACTCAGAAATGTGAAGTATCTTGCCTAACCTTTCACAGTTGTAGAGGGCCAACACGGGGGACTCCAACCCAGGCTGTTTGAGTCCAGAGCCCAAGTCTCGCCCCTGTGCAGTCATGAGGACGTGTGCAGAAGCCACTGCCTGGGACACAGGAGGGGCCTGGGGATGGCTTGTTGAAGGAATGCATTTGCAGGTCCACAGAGAGCCCTGCAGTTacctccctgtccccacccaccccaccttgAAAGGAAGATGAAGACTTGGGCTTGCAACCCTCACcttgatatgattttattttccttttcgaTGAAGACAAAAACTATCACcacaaaaaccaagaaaagagCGTATTTGCTTCTCATCTTCAGGCTGTGCAGAAAGTCCCGGCAGTCCTGGAGCAAAGTGAGTCCTTTCTCCATGGGGAAAGGTGGGGCCATGGGGGTTCCTCAGGCCGGCCTTGGACACTCAGCTCAGGGGCATCACTCAGGACCCGGCTTGTCGTCTTCAGGTGGGGGACACCCTCATCCTGTGGAGAGACAGGTGGTCAGAACATCCTTGTCTGTACACGAGGAATGCAGAGGATGTTTCTCCACCAGACTTTTGAGGATCTCAGCCCTGGTGAGCAGCCAGGGCCCAGACCCACTCTCCAGACATAATGTGCCCCAGAGAGACTGAAGGTATCTTTAATAGgttatttaaaatgctaatgaaCCATTGGGTTCATCCATCCCACCTCCATCAGTTTCTCCCTTGACCTCACACATCAAAGGCATGTGCATGGAAAAGAATAACCCTTGTagcataaatgtttataatagcaGAAAGAGTGCAAATACCTAAATGAAAATGGTGGAGCATCCAGGTAATGGATTTTTATGTGGCCACAAAGAATAATGAGGTGGATCTATAAATGTGAATGATCCAGAAAATAcatgagaacacacacacacacacacacacacacacacatacacacaaggtGCAGACCCTGTGCTTATGCAGGACAGGGCTTCCCAACCTCAGCACTGTTGCCATTTTCCACCAGATAAGTGGGGATTGTCCTGTGAATTATAGAATGTTTGACAGCATtcttggcctctacccactaatTGGcaataattgtttgtttgtttttgagacagggtctcactgtgttgcccaggctggagtgcagtggcatgatcatagtttactacagcctcaacctcctaggctcaattgatcctcccacctcagcctccttagtcaccacaagtgcacaccaccacacccagctaattttaaaaattttttgtagagatgaagtcttgccatgttgcccaacctagtcttgaactcctgagttcaagcaatccacctgccttggcctccaaaagtgctagggttataggcacgagtcaccatgcctggcccccccTGTTCATCTGTAACCATCAagtatctccagacattgctaagTGTCTCCTGGGGTGGGAAGGTGGGGGGTGCCAAATCATCCCAGGTGGAGAACCTCCAAAGTAGCAAGATCCCATTTGGAAACAAATGCCGGGAAAAAAATATAGATGTGGGATACAAATGGACTCTGGCTGCAGGAAAACGCAAGGCCTGGTAACAACGGCTGCATCTAGAAGGTGGACAGGTAGGTGGAGAGAGAAGGTGGAGTGAGGCTTATGTTTGCTATGTAACACTGTGCCTTGTTACACATTTTACCATGTGTATgtgtaaattataaaaaattaacaaaagaaaaaataccataGTGCATAAATTCTACCTAAATCCTTAACATGGCCTCAGCCTTCAGGTCTCCACTTTCTAGGCAGCCTTCCCCAGGCTATGTTAGGGCTCCCTACAGCCCCACCACTGTACAAAGATTATCATGAGCACCTGGGACTTTGTCATAAAGCCATAAAGCAACAATTGTTCAATACTGAACATCCCTTCAGGCAGGACAGGGAGTTTGTCTGGGCCCCTCATTATCTCTCAATTCTGGGCCAGGCAAGAGATACACAGTTGGTGAACAACAGAtggataaaggaaaaaatgactcTCGACTAAAATAGtatgtatcattattattattattactttgagatggagtcttgctctgtcgcccaggctggagtgcaatggcgcaatctcggctcactgcaacctccgcctcaagcaattctcctgccccagcctcctgagaagctgggattacaggcatgcatcactgtgcccagctaatttttgtatttttagtagagacagagtttcactatgttgcccaggctggtcttgaattcctgacctcagatgatccatctgcctaggcctcccaaagtactgggattacaggtcattattattatcatctaaATAGATAATATctaacagggtcttgctatattgcccaggctggcctcaaactcctaggctcaagcaatcctccctcctcagcctccagagtagctgggaccgcaggtgtgccactgcacttggctataAAGTTTTTTTACGACTAGAGCAAATACAGGTGCAGAAAGGagtctattccttttttttttttttttttttttttttttttttgagatggagtctcactctgcaacccaggctggagcgcagttgtacaatctcagcccactgcaacctctgccttccgggttcaagtgattctcgtgcctcagcctcctgagtagctggaattacaggtgtgtgccaccatgcccggctaatttttgtattttttggtagagatggggtttcaccatgttggccaagttggtctcgaactccttatctcaggtgatccgcttgcctcggcctcccaaagtgctgggattacatgtgtgagccacttcacctggcctaGGAGAGTCTATTCCTAACTGGAATTGTCCTGCCGTTTCCTAATTTTTCTGGGCCTTTTCTCATGAACTTATTAAGTTAATATTTTCTGAGCATTTACCTTGTGCTGGCTTCTGGCCTAGGCACTGAAAATACGGCGGTGAACAAGCAGGCATGATCTGTGCCCTCCCAGGGCTTGTACTCTGGTTGGGAGGGTCAACCAATGATATGGGCAGCTGAAGTTTACTGAGGCATGTTTCTCTGTGCCAGGTGCCATGCTAAGCACTTGCACTCATCCAATCCTCAGCAAAGCCCTATGAGGCAGCAACTAACCCATTTTccgggtgaggaaactgaggttgagaCAAGTTCACTAACTTACTTAAGGTTCCTCCAGCAGAAGCCTCTGGCCACCCCTCCCAGGTCCAGGTCATTTGAGCTTCTTGGTGTACCTTGGGGACCTCCAGCCTAGCTCCTGTGGTGGGGCTTTCCGGCTGACCATCTCCCTTCCCAGAATGCAAACTCCCCGAAGTTGGGGGTCACATCTAGAATGGCACTTGGCACAGACCAGCTGTGCAAAAAACAATGGTGAGGCTGGTGCCTGGCAGCTGTTGGCAAGAATGTGTAGAATGGCCAGTGGGGCTACATCCCCCATGCACCCTGTTTAGCCCGTGGTGGGGCGTGAGGCCACCTACCCCACTGAGAGGGTGAGAAGCACCACTGAGTTTTCGGAGTACAA contains the following coding sequences:
- the CHST3 gene encoding carbohydrate sulfotransferase 3, whose protein sequence is MAPPFPMEKGLTLLQDCRDFLHSLKMRSKYALFLVFVVIVFVFIEKENKIISRVSDKLKQIPQALADANSTDPALVLAENASLLSLSELDSAFSQLQSRLRNLSLQLGVEPAVEAAGEEEEEEGKEEPPRPAVAGPRRHVLLMATTRTGSSFVGEFFNQQGNIFYLFEPLWHIERTVSFEPGGANAAGSALVYRDVLKQLFLCDLYVLEHFITPLPEDHLTEFMFRRGSSRSLCEDPVCTPFVKKVFEKYHCKNRRCGPLNVTLAAEACRRKEHMALKAVRIRQLEFLQPLAEDPRLDLRVIQLVRDPRAVLASRMVAFAGKYKTWKKWLDDEGQDGLREEEVQRLRGNCESIRLSAELGLRQPAWLRGRYMLVRYEDVARGPLQKAREMYRFAGIPLTPQVEDWIQKNTQAAHDGSGIYSTQKNSSEQFEKWRFSMPFKLAQVVQAACGPAMRLFGYKLARDAAALTNRSVSLLEERGTFWVT